The sequence TCCTCGGCACAAGGCAGCAAAGATGCTGTTCAAGTAGTAGCCTAGATGAAGCCGTGCCCACAGGACGCGGAGCCTATTTCCGGAGCTTTGCTAAGCAGATAAACGATATCAAAATGACCATTTTGCAATACAGCCTTTGTTTACATAATCCATATTACAGGAAGTTGTTTATTGATTAAGTCAATTAGGATCGGGTGGTTTATGACCGGTGTTTTCTTAAACAAATGACGCGTTTCTTCTATATAAATAGTTCATTGTTTAATGGACACGATTGGTACATATTTCATGTTGGTGAAGAATGTACAACTAATGCGATGGGGGCAGTGTTTTGACTGCGAAAAAAAATCTTAAAAAATTTCGTATAAATGTTGCATTCGCCTTAAGATTTCTATATAATAAACAATGTTGGTCATAAAACAGGCGATGATGCGGAAGGTTGTTGGCACACCCGGCCCCTTTGCCATGGCTAGTGTGCGGAGAAAATTTTCGCGGAGAATGTCTATTATCTAAATGGGCGAAAAGGAGGGAAAATAATGGCAAAAGAAAAAATTAGAATTCGTTTAAAAGCGTATGATCACCGTATTTTAGATCAGTCTGCGGACAAAATCGTGGATACTGCTAAAAGATCTGGCGCAGGTGTTTCAGGTCCGATCCCGTTACCAACGGAAAAATCGGTTTACACAGTCTTGCGTGCAACTCACAAGTACAAAGATTCTCGTGAGCAATTCGAAATGCGCACACACAAACGTCTAATTGACATCGTAAGTCCTACACCAAAGACAGTTGATGCGTTAATGCGTCTTGACTTACCATCTGGTGTGGATATCGAAATTAAACTTTAATATAAATTTACTAATCTAGGAGGTGTAACGGATGACGAAAGGAATCTTAGGTCGCAAAGTCGGCATGACACAGTTGTTTTCAGAAGAGGGCGAATTAATCCCTGTAACTGTTATTGAAGCTGAGCCAAACGTTGTATTGCAGAAACGTACGCAAGAAAACGATGGGTATGAAGCAATTCAGATCGGTTTTGCAGATCAAAAAGCAAACAATGTAATCAAAGCAGGAAAAGGGCATGCCGAAAAGGCAAATACTACTCCTAAGCGCTTCGTTCGTGAAATCCGTGACGTTAATCTTGATGACTATGATTTAGGTCAAGAATTAAACGTAGAGGTTTTCCAAGCAGGAGATATTATTGATGTAACAGGTACTTCTAAAGGGAAAGGATTCCAAGGTGCTATCAAGCGTCATAATCAGGCACGTGGACCAATGTCTCACGGTTCTCGTTACCACAGACGCCCAGGTACAATGGGTCCAATCGATCCAATGCACGTTTTCAAAGGTAAAAAATTACCTGGTCAAATGGGTGGCAAAACGATCACAATCCAAAACTTAGAAGTTGTGAAAGTAGATGCAGAACGCAACCTTATCTTAATCAAAGGTAACGTTCCAGGTGCAAAAAAATCATTCGTTGAAATTACGAGTGCAGTAAAGGCTAACTAATTACAAACCGAAGGGAGGATATGTCATGCCTAAAGTAGCACTATTTAATCAAAGTGGATCACAAGTTGGTGATGTAGAAATCAACGACGCGGTATTCGGAATTGAGCCAAACGAACATGTACTACATGACGCTGTTTTAATGCAACGTGCATCTTTGCGTCAAGGTACTCACGCGGTGAAAAACCGTTCTGATGTACGTGGTGGTGGTCGTAAACCATGGCGTCAAAAAGGAACAGGCCGTGCACGTCAGGGGTCAATTCGTTCACCTCAATGGGTAGGCGGTGGAACTGTATTCGGACCTACTCCAAGAAGCTACAGCTACAAATTACCTAAGAAAGTACGTAGATTAGCGCTTAAATCTGCTTTTTCTAGCAAGGTAAAAGAAGATAGCTTAGTGGTTTTAGAAGGAATTGCTTTTGATGCTCCAAAAACAAAAGAAGTAGTTTCCATGCTTTCTTCTTTAAATGTTGATGCGAAAGCATTGATCGTTACAGCGGATAAAGACGAAGTATTAGCAAAATCAGCTAATAACCTTCAAAATGTAAAAGTATTATCAGTAAGCGAAGTAAATGTACTAGACTTGCTTACGCATGACAAGCTGATCTTAACAAAAGAAGCAGCTGAAAAAGCAGGGGAGGTGCTTGCATAATGAAGGATCCTCGTGATATTATTAAGCGCCCTATCATTACAGAACACTCTGCTGATTTAATGGCAGATAAAAAATATACGTTTGAAGTAACGAAAAACGCAAACAAAACGCAAATCAAAGACGCTGTTGAAGAAATCTTTGGTGTGAGCGTAGTGAGTGTGAACACGTTAAACAGAAAAGGTAAATTTAAGCGTATGGGCCGTTATGGCGGATTTCGCTCTGACAGCAAAAGAGCAATTGTTCAGTTAACAGAAGACAGCAAAGAATTAGATTTCTTTGAAACGTTATAATTTGATTAAAAAAGGAGGGAAAAGAGATGGCGATTAAAAAGTACAAACCAACTACCAATGGTCGTAGATTTATGACGGTTTCTGATTTCGCTGAAATCACAACAGATCAACCGGAAAAATCTCTTCTTTCACCATTAAGTAAGCGTGGAGGTCGTAATAACCAAGGGAAATTAACCGTTCGTCATCAAGGCGGTGGACACAAGCGTAAATATCGTATCATCGATTTCAAACGCGACAAAGATGGAATACCAGGCAAAGTTGCTACAATCGAATACGATCCAAACCGTTCAGCAAACATCGCTCTTATCCATTATGTAGATGGAGAAAAACGTTATATTCTAGCACCAAAAGGAATTCAAGTAGGTCAGGAAATCGTATCTGGTTCTGATGCAGACATCAAATTAGGTAACGCATTACCACTAAGTGATATTCCAGTAGGTACTGTTATTCATAACATTGAATTAAAACCAGGACGCGGAGCTCAGCTAGTAAGATCTGCTGGTGCACAAGCACAAATCCTAGGACGTGAAGGTAAATACGTATTAGTACGCTTATCTTCTGGTGAAGTTCGTTTAGTTCTATCTTCTTGCCGTGCTACAATCGGTCAAGTTGGTAACTTGGAGCACGAATTAATCAACGTTGGTAAAGCCGGACGTTCTCGTTGGAAAGGCAAGCGCCCGACTGTTCGTGGTTCTGTTATGAACCCTAATGATCACCCACACGGTGGTGGTGAAGGACGCGCGCCAATCGGCCGTAAGTCACCAATGTCACCTTGGGGTAAACCAACACTTGGTTACAAAACGCGTCAGCGTAATAAGCAATCGGATAAATTCATCGTACGTAAACGTAAAAAATAACGGGGTTGAACGACGGGCGATAAAACCCGTCCGACAATCGCGAAGGGAGGCTTATCCATGGGTCGTAGCTTAAAAAAAGGACCTTTCGCAGATGACCATTTAATGAAAAAGATCGGAAAATTAAACGATGAAGAGAAGAAGACAGTTGTAAAAACTTGGTCTCGTCGTTCTACAATTTTCCCGAATTTCGTCGGTCATACGATCGCGGTATATGATGGTCGTAAACACGTGCCAGTATTCGTAACGGAAGATATGGTTGGACACAAATTAGGTGAATTTGCTCCAACACGTACGTATAGAGGGCATGCTGGAGATGACAAGAAAACTAAACGTTAATTGAGAGGAGGTACTCCTAATGCAAGCAAAAGCTGTTGCAAAATCAATCCGAATTGCTCCTCGTAAAGTTCGCCTAGTGATCGATTTAATCCGTGGCAAAGAAGTAGGAGAAGCAATTGCGATTTTAAAACACACACAACGTGGTGCTTCACCAGTTGTTGAGAAGTTACTAAACTCTGCTATCGCAAATGCAGAACATAATTATGAAATGAACACAGACAATTTAGTAGTGTCAGAAGCGTTTGTAAACGAAGGTGTTACTTTGAAACGTTTCCGCCCACGTGCACAAGGTCGTGCAACACAAATCAATAAACGAACTAGCCACATTACAGTGGTTCTATCTGAGAAAAAGGAGGGATAATCTGTGGGTCAAAAAGTAAATCCAACTGGTCTTCGTGTCGGAGTTATCCGTGATTGGGAATCTAAATGGTATGCAGGTAAAGATTATGCGGACCTTTTACATGAGGATATTAAAATTCGTGAATATATCGAAGAACGTCTAAAAGATGGTGCTGTATCCAAAGTAGAAATCGAAAGAGCGGCTAACCGTGTTAACATTTCAATCTCTACAGCTAAACCAGGTATGGTAATTGGTAAAGGTGGTTCTGAAGTAGAAGCCCTACGTAAGTCACTTAACCAACTAACTGGTAAAAGAGTACACATCAACATCGTAGAAGTGAAAAAAGCAGATCTAGATGCTAAATTAGTTGCTGAAAACATCGCTCGTCAATTAGAAAATCGTGTGTCTTTCCGTCGTGCACAGAAACAAACGATTCAACGTGCTATGCGCGCAGGTGCTAAAGGTATTCGTACGCAGGTATCTGGTCGTCTTGGCGGTGCAGATATGGCGAGAGCTGAGAGCTATAGTGAAGGAACTGTTCCACTTCATACTTTACGTGCAGATATCGATTACGGAACTGCAGAAGCAGACACCACTTACGGTAAATTAGGTGTTAAAGTATGGATCTATCGTGGAGAAGTCCTTCCAACTAAAAACAATAAATAAGGAAGGGGGCAAGCATTATGTTAATGCCAAAACGTGTAAAACATCGTAAGCAACATCGTGGAAATATGAAAGGTAAAGCAAAGGGCGGTACTTCAGTAGCATTTGGTGAATACGGCTTACAGGCTGTTGATGCTTCTTGGATTACTAGTCGTCAAATCGAAGCAGCTCGTATAGCGATGACTCGTTATATGAAGCGTGGTGGTAAAGTTTGGATTAAAATCTTCCCTGATAAACCTTATACTGCAAAGCCTCTTGAGGTACGTATGGGTTCTGGTAAAGGTGCTCCTGAAGGATGGGTAGCAGTTGTTAAACCTGGTAAGATTATGTTTGAGATTGCAGGTGTATCGGAAGAAGTAGCACGTGAAGCACTTCGTCTTGCAGCTCACAAATTACCAATTAAAACGAAATTCGTAAAACGAGAAGAAATTGGTGGTGAAATCAATGAAGGCTAATGAAATTAGAGAACTAACCACTGCCGAAATTGAACAAAAGATCAAGTCATTAAAAGAAGAGCTTTTCAATTTGCGTTTCCAACTAGCTACTGGCCAATTGGAAAACACAGCACGTCTACGTGAAGTACGTAAGTCTATCGCACGTATGAAGACTGTTGTTCGCGAAAGAGAGCTAAGCGTAAATAACGGATAATAAAGGAGGTTAGCCTCAGATGAGTGAGCGTAATAATCGTAAAGTCTATACTGGACGTGTCGTCTCTGACAAGATGGATAAAACTATCACTGTTGTAGTTGAAACATATAAATTCCATACTTTATATGGCAAGCGCGTTAAATACTCTAAGAAATTCAAAACTCATGATGAAAACAACCAAGCTAAAATTGGCGATGTTGTACGTATCATGGAAACAAAACCACATTCTAAAACAAAACGTTTCCGTCTAGTTGAAGTTGTGGAAGAAGCAGTAATTATTTAATAAAGTTCGCTCGGATAAGTTCCGAAGGGAGGGTACACGAATATGATCCAACAAGAAACTCGTTTAAAAGTAGCAGATAACTCTGGTGCTCGTGAAGTACAGACGATCAAAGTTTTAGGTGGTTCAGGTCGTAAGACAGCCAACATTGGTGATGTAATTGTTTGTTCGGTAAAACAAGCAACACCAGGAGGCGTTGTTAAAAAAGGTGAAGTAGTTAAAGCTGTAATTGTACGTTCTAAGAGCGGAGCAAGACGTAAAGACGGTTCTTATATTAGATTTGATGAGAACGCAGCTGTCATCATTCGTGATGACCAGAGTCCAAGAGGTACTCGTATTTTTGGACCAGTTGCACGTGAATTGCGTGATGCGAAATTCATGAAAATCGTATCTCTAGCTCCAGAAGTATTATAAGCACGTTAGGAAAAATCGTGTAAGGAGGTGCGGATAGCATGCATGTCAAAAAAGGTGATAAAGTACTTGTAATTTCAGGCAAGGATAAAGGAAAGCAGGGAGAAGTATTAGCTGCATTTCCTAAAAAAGATCGTGTGCTTGTAGAAGGTGTTAATGTTGTGAAGAAACACGCGAAACCTTCTCAGGAAAATCCACAAGGTGGTATTTTGAATCAAGAAGCAGCGATTCATGTTTCGAACGTAATGCCAGTTGATCCTAAATCTGGCGAACCAACTCGTGTTGGGTATGAAGTACGTGATGGAAAGAAAGTTCGTATCGCTAAAAAATCTGGTGAAGCGTTAGATAAATAGTCTTAGCGATGAAAGGAGGTTTACGTGATGAACGCTTTAAAGCAAAAATACAATGACGAAATTGTTTCTTCTTTAGTGGGGAAATTCAACTATAATTCGGTGATGGAAGTACCTAAAATCGAAAAAATCGTATTGAACATGGGTGTTGGTGATGCGGTTCAAAACTCTAAAGCACTTGATGCTGCGGTAGAGGAATTGACTCAAATCACTGGTCAAAAACCTGTTGTTACAAAAGCGAAAAAATCTATTGCAGGCTTCCGTTTACGTGAAGGAATGCCAATTGGTGCGAAAGTAACACTACGTGGAGAGCGTATGTATGACTTTCTACAAAAGCTTATTGATGTATCACTTCCACGTGTACGTGACTTCCGTGGTATTTCTAAAAAAGCTTTTGATGGCCGTGGTAATTACACATTAGGTGTAAAAGAACAATTAATTTTCCCGGAAATTAATTATGACCAAGTAAACAAAGTAAGAGGAATGGACGTTGTTATCGTCACTACAGCTAACTCTGACGAAGAAGCTGCAGAACTTCTAACTCAACTTGGCATGCCTTTCCAAAAATAAGCGAAAAGCTAATATAAGGAGGGAAAAGAGTGGCTAAAAAATCAATGATCGCTAAACAACAGCGCAAAGCGAAATTCCCGGTTCAAGAATATACTCGTTGTGAACGTTGCGGACGTCCACACTCAGTAATCCGTAAATTTAAACTTTGCCGTATTTGTTTCCGTGAACTTGCATATAAAGGTCAAATTCCTGGTGTTAAAAAAGCAAGCTGGTAAATCCCCGATTAGGGAAGGAGGTAATAGGAATGGTTATGACAGATCCAATTGCAGATATGCTTACTCGTATTCGTAACGCTAACACAGTTCGCCATGAAAAATTGGAGTTCCCAGCGTCGAATCTTAAAAAAGAAATTGCAGATATTTTAAAACGTGAAGGATTCATCCGTGACTACGAATTTGTAGAGGATGACAAACAAGGAATCCTTCGTATCTTTTTGAAGTATGGAAGTAACGATGAACGTGTAATTTCAGGTTTGAAACGTATTAGTAAACCAGGTTTACGCGTTTACGCGAAAGCTGATGAGTTACCGAAAGTACTAAACGGTTTAGGTATTGCGATCGTTTCTACTTCAAAAGGTGTATTGTCTGATAAAGAAGCACGCTCACAGGCTATCGGTGGCGAAGTGCTAGCATATATTTGGTAAGAGATTCTCAGAAGATAGGAGGTGCCTTAGTATGTCACGTATAGGTTTAAAACTATTGGAAATTCCACAAGACGTGGAAGTGAAATTAGATGGAGATACAGTTACAGTTAAAGGACCAAAAGGTGAATTAAGCCGTTCTTTTAACAGTGACATGAATGTTAAAATCGAGGATAATATCCTAACAGTTGAGCGTCCAAGCGACTCTAAACTGCATAAAGCATTACATGGTACAACTCGAAGCCTTATCGGTAATATGGTTGAAGGTGTCCATAAAGGATTCGAAAAAGCACTTGAAATCCAAGGTGTAGGGTACCGTGCACAAAAACAAGGTGAAAAACTTGTTGTTAATGCTGGTTATTCTCACCCAGTTGAAATCGAACCGATCGAAGGAATTGAAATTGACGTTCCAGCGAATACAAAAGTTGTTGTAAAAGGTATCGATAAAGAATTAGTTGGCGCTGTTGCAGCTAACATTCGCTCTATTCGTCCACCTGAGCCATATAAAGGTAAAGGTATCCGTTATGAAGGCGAATATGTACGTCGTAAAGAAGGTAAAACCGCTAAGTAAGGTTAGTTAGGGAACAGAAAGGAGTGACCTAGATGATCACAAAGCCTGATAAAAATAGTGTACGTAAGAAAAGACATATGCGTGTCCGTAAGAACCTTTTCGGTACTCAGGAGCGCCCACGTCTAAATGTATTCCGTTCGAATAAACACATCTATGCACAACTTATCGATGAC is a genomic window of Gracilibacillus salinarum containing:
- the rpsJ gene encoding 30S ribosomal protein S10 — its product is MAKEKIRIRLKAYDHRILDQSADKIVDTAKRSGAGVSGPIPLPTEKSVYTVLRATHKYKDSREQFEMRTHKRLIDIVSPTPKTVDALMRLDLPSGVDIEIKL
- the rplC gene encoding 50S ribosomal protein L3: MTKGILGRKVGMTQLFSEEGELIPVTVIEAEPNVVLQKRTQENDGYEAIQIGFADQKANNVIKAGKGHAEKANTTPKRFVREIRDVNLDDYDLGQELNVEVFQAGDIIDVTGTSKGKGFQGAIKRHNQARGPMSHGSRYHRRPGTMGPIDPMHVFKGKKLPGQMGGKTITIQNLEVVKVDAERNLILIKGNVPGAKKSFVEITSAVKAN
- the rplD gene encoding 50S ribosomal protein L4, which gives rise to MPKVALFNQSGSQVGDVEINDAVFGIEPNEHVLHDAVLMQRASLRQGTHAVKNRSDVRGGGRKPWRQKGTGRARQGSIRSPQWVGGGTVFGPTPRSYSYKLPKKVRRLALKSAFSSKVKEDSLVVLEGIAFDAPKTKEVVSMLSSLNVDAKALIVTADKDEVLAKSANNLQNVKVLSVSEVNVLDLLTHDKLILTKEAAEKAGEVLA
- the rplW gene encoding 50S ribosomal protein L23, coding for MKDPRDIIKRPIITEHSADLMADKKYTFEVTKNANKTQIKDAVEEIFGVSVVSVNTLNRKGKFKRMGRYGGFRSDSKRAIVQLTEDSKELDFFETL
- the rplB gene encoding 50S ribosomal protein L2, with the translated sequence MAIKKYKPTTNGRRFMTVSDFAEITTDQPEKSLLSPLSKRGGRNNQGKLTVRHQGGGHKRKYRIIDFKRDKDGIPGKVATIEYDPNRSANIALIHYVDGEKRYILAPKGIQVGQEIVSGSDADIKLGNALPLSDIPVGTVIHNIELKPGRGAQLVRSAGAQAQILGREGKYVLVRLSSGEVRLVLSSCRATIGQVGNLEHELINVGKAGRSRWKGKRPTVRGSVMNPNDHPHGGGEGRAPIGRKSPMSPWGKPTLGYKTRQRNKQSDKFIVRKRKK
- the rpsS gene encoding 30S ribosomal protein S19, producing the protein MGRSLKKGPFADDHLMKKIGKLNDEEKKTVVKTWSRRSTIFPNFVGHTIAVYDGRKHVPVFVTEDMVGHKLGEFAPTRTYRGHAGDDKKTKR
- the rplV gene encoding 50S ribosomal protein L22; translated protein: MQAKAVAKSIRIAPRKVRLVIDLIRGKEVGEAIAILKHTQRGASPVVEKLLNSAIANAEHNYEMNTDNLVVSEAFVNEGVTLKRFRPRAQGRATQINKRTSHITVVLSEKKEG
- the rpsC gene encoding 30S ribosomal protein S3 is translated as MGQKVNPTGLRVGVIRDWESKWYAGKDYADLLHEDIKIREYIEERLKDGAVSKVEIERAANRVNISISTAKPGMVIGKGGSEVEALRKSLNQLTGKRVHINIVEVKKADLDAKLVAENIARQLENRVSFRRAQKQTIQRAMRAGAKGIRTQVSGRLGGADMARAESYSEGTVPLHTLRADIDYGTAEADTTYGKLGVKVWIYRGEVLPTKNNK
- the rplP gene encoding 50S ribosomal protein L16, with product MLMPKRVKHRKQHRGNMKGKAKGGTSVAFGEYGLQAVDASWITSRQIEAARIAMTRYMKRGGKVWIKIFPDKPYTAKPLEVRMGSGKGAPEGWVAVVKPGKIMFEIAGVSEEVAREALRLAAHKLPIKTKFVKREEIGGEINEG
- the rpmC gene encoding 50S ribosomal protein L29, which codes for MKANEIRELTTAEIEQKIKSLKEELFNLRFQLATGQLENTARLREVRKSIARMKTVVRERELSVNNG
- the rpsQ gene encoding 30S ribosomal protein S17; the protein is MSERNNRKVYTGRVVSDKMDKTITVVVETYKFHTLYGKRVKYSKKFKTHDENNQAKIGDVVRIMETKPHSKTKRFRLVEVVEEAVII
- the rplN gene encoding 50S ribosomal protein L14, which produces MIQQETRLKVADNSGAREVQTIKVLGGSGRKTANIGDVIVCSVKQATPGGVVKKGEVVKAVIVRSKSGARRKDGSYIRFDENAAVIIRDDQSPRGTRIFGPVARELRDAKFMKIVSLAPEVL
- the rplX gene encoding 50S ribosomal protein L24 — encoded protein: MHVKKGDKVLVISGKDKGKQGEVLAAFPKKDRVLVEGVNVVKKHAKPSQENPQGGILNQEAAIHVSNVMPVDPKSGEPTRVGYEVRDGKKVRIAKKSGEALDK
- the rplE gene encoding 50S ribosomal protein L5, producing the protein MNALKQKYNDEIVSSLVGKFNYNSVMEVPKIEKIVLNMGVGDAVQNSKALDAAVEELTQITGQKPVVTKAKKSIAGFRLREGMPIGAKVTLRGERMYDFLQKLIDVSLPRVRDFRGISKKAFDGRGNYTLGVKEQLIFPEINYDQVNKVRGMDVVIVTTANSDEEAAELLTQLGMPFQK
- the rpsN gene encoding 30S ribosomal protein S14 produces the protein MAKKSMIAKQQRKAKFPVQEYTRCERCGRPHSVIRKFKLCRICFRELAYKGQIPGVKKASW
- the rpsH gene encoding 30S ribosomal protein S8, which translates into the protein MVMTDPIADMLTRIRNANTVRHEKLEFPASNLKKEIADILKREGFIRDYEFVEDDKQGILRIFLKYGSNDERVISGLKRISKPGLRVYAKADELPKVLNGLGIAIVSTSKGVLSDKEARSQAIGGEVLAYIW
- the rplF gene encoding 50S ribosomal protein L6 — encoded protein: MSRIGLKLLEIPQDVEVKLDGDTVTVKGPKGELSRSFNSDMNVKIEDNILTVERPSDSKLHKALHGTTRSLIGNMVEGVHKGFEKALEIQGVGYRAQKQGEKLVVNAGYSHPVEIEPIEGIEIDVPANTKVVVKGIDKELVGAVAANIRSIRPPEPYKGKGIRYEGEYVRRKEGKTAK